The window TTGAACATTCTTAGATACGTATAAAGGTGTCAATGAACTCAAAAAATAAACAAGAAGTTTAAAggaggaaaaaataaaagaaaggtttACCTTGCATTGAAGCTGACTGATTTGTCTAGGAGGTAACCCACTGAGCCATTTCAAGGATCCAACACAAAATAACCGTCTTTTCTTGTCAACAGAGAAATAATTTCTTGATACATATACGACATTGTTTTTAATATCTTTCTCCACAACATACCTACAAAGTAAGCAAAATATCTAATAAGTACATTTGAAAACTCATACAAAAGAACAACATATATTTGGATTGATGATTACTATAATTGCTCAAAATTCCTAAACGCAATGAAGATCAGGGCCATAAGATGACAATACGCAAGCATTTTGTTCTCTTTGGAGGGTGGATTATGGCAACTATCATCCGCCATATAATTTTGTTAATGATCAAGTAGCCATGTGCAGTAGGCGGTTAATAACACAATAAAAAACAATTGGATATAAGATAATCGAATTGCATAACTACTTGAGACCAGAGCTGGTCACATATATATTAAGAAAGAGCTAGTAGCCACATACCAGGGCCCTCCAGGAAGACGTAAACCTTGGCGTTGGCCAATAGTATAGAACCAAAAGCCACGGTGGTTTCCGAGATAATCTCCACTCTCTGCTTCCAATATAACACCTTCTGATTCTCCAATGTGTCTAGCGACAAATTCACTGAATTTTATCTGAAATTCCAAATGGAACTGAGACTAAGATCTTTTGGGGACAATTGAACTATATGCAACTACAAAAAATTAAGAACAAATCTTAaactttttggagaagtttgcaATCTAACAGAATTAAGAAAGTGTATAGCTAAAATaatgagccgagggtctattggaaacaacctctctatcctcacaagtatgttgttgttgttgttatagctAAAATAATGAATCTACGGCTAAAAGATTTGTCGTGTAGACCCTCTACGCAGAAGATGAAGTTTTCAAATGTAACTAGTCATGGTTATAGAACATACTTATATTACTCGTATTGGTGCATGGCAAAATATGAACCTCCACATCCCATTATAAAGCGTTGGCAGCTTGATATAAAATGGTTCAGATATAGCAAAAAGATTGTAAGGCCCACTTTGCATGGACAAGTTTAGACAATTACCTGTTTGCCGCAACAAATCCGGCAAGCTCATCTATTTTTGTTTAGCAAATAATGCTCATGAGTGATGGTTAAGAGAGCTACTTAACTGGTTATAACTTACCAGCAGGAATAGCTAAACTAGTTAGTAACTAACTTATTTAAGTTACTTCATGAGAATGGCATACGACTGTACCGACATCACCTtataccaaaaaacaaaaaattcatGTTAACTGTCGAATGTGCTGGTAAAACAGACCTTGCCAAGAAAGCATATTCCTTGCGAATCCTTCCTGTCTTGGTTTGGTAGATTAAATGATTTAGCAAGCATGCGAACTTCATCCTGTAGATACGTGACGAAAGATTAAGAGCAATTCAGCCTCAATGAAGAATTGAATTTTTCAAATGATCACATCCCAGTACGAAGGAGGGTAAAGACGATTCTCTCTCAGCAACATAATATTTGATCATTATAGCAACGATATTGTAAAGAAGTGATAAGCGTAATGAGAATAGTCTCACCTCACCTTTGGGATACATCCAAGTGGGAAAATCAGCCGTTTAAGCTGAGCCTGTGAGAGATGCGAAAGGAAGTAGGTTTGGTCCTTGACCTGAAACAACACCACTGCGGACATAAGAAATCAGCTGCATTGACccaaaaaagagaatgaaaaactTGGGATGAGGACGTGTTTAGAATACTAGGGAAAATCAAATGAAACTACAGAAATATCATGAACTTTAGAGTATAAAAGTTGCTTTTTATCGACAAAACTTCCAAAATACATAAAAAGATGAATATAGAAATGGAATTTCAAAGAATTTCACTCATGTGTTGTTTAATGTTACTGTGCACTAGACTAAGGAAGACATGGGATTTCTGAAAAGAAATTAATTATGCCAAGAGTAGGCAGGAGATTTTAAAGAGCCCTTCAATGCAAGTTTTCAGAAAAATGAAGGACAACACTAGCACAACTTGGTACACTCACAAACTAGGGGTATTAAATAGGAATGTCGGGCTAAATTTAGGCCAGTCTAAAAGGGTTGAGTCAATAAATGGCTGATGAACCAACCCGTCCAGAATTTTCTTGAATCAAGATGGATTTGGGCATTCGGCCAATTCGGGTAGAACGGATTATCGCTAAACCAACCCAACTCAAAccattttttcatttatttattttttaaccaAATCAAAAAAACTTTTCCTTTCTTTATAGAAGAGAAACTCAGTGTGCAAATGTATTTTATCAAACAGTCCATCCTCGTCTGCTGAACGCCTATGTCTCTTGCAAACAAAACTGCTTTTGATGGGAGCATAATGCTTAATTCCTGACCATATATATCTGCCTAAGTTAATTCAATTTCTCGTATGTTCATCCTTTTACCTAAAATCAAGAAAGATTCTTTCCCACCACTGTCATCTTCAAAATCTCCCCTTCTCAAGTAAATACATCAAACTTTGCAAAAGAAAACATGGAAACAGGCTCTAAGAAACATGTATAAGTATGGTAAAAACGTACTGTAAATACAAGTTCAAAACATTATATACACACCATATCCTTTGACAATTCTAAGACAGAAGGTTCATCCAGATGCTCAGTAAATGCGTGGACAATCTTTGCATAATGTCCAGAAGCAACAAAGTCAAATTCCATTCCACTAATGGCATCCATAAAAGCACCTGAAAATAAATTTTGCCATTTTCAAGCCAACGAAACTATAAGACAGCGGAAAAAATAGTGCATTGATAATATAAGATGACTGACCAAATTTTATTCTAGTATTACAAAGGACATCTGGATTTGGAGTCCTGCCACATTTGTACTCCTCAATGATATATGATACCTGAACATGTTAAACTTACTTATCAAAAAACAAACTAATATTACAACCGAGCTTTCATCAATAGCCCCTAGCTTATCTTTATATTACATCACATGAAGAAACCTTTGTAAAAAGAACCCAATAAACACGTAACAAAGTCCCACTCAATGAGACAAAGTTggtaaaatgagtaattaagcaGCTCAAAAGTAAACAGAAACATACCACATTATTCCAATATTCATCAGTCAAATGGACAACTTCCAATGGTACATCAACCTGAAAAGTTTGAAAACAGATGCTGTGGAAACTTAACTTGGAAATAACAAACTAACTATTGCAAGAGAACTTAAGCACTCTTGATTTAATCTTTTTCAAACTATTTGGTATTTGGTATGGTTATCctttatcctttttcttttttcctttttccacaGCCAGGCAGGAAGTTTTATAATCCTGTCCATTAACTACagatttagcatttaattaaccTAAATCAGTCAGAGCTATAGAGATGACTGAAAGAAAGCAGCCGTGTCTACAATGTATCCAAATTCTGTTCCAAACGAATACATAAAAGAGAAATAACCTAGGAAATAAGATTGACCTGGTCACAAACAGCCTTTGCATATTTCAAGTCATCCTCCCATGGGCATTCAGACCAAAAGTTCTCAAAGTCTTCCTACAAAAGCGAAGGCAATACACTTTAGGAATTGTTTGATAAACCAAATTCGCTGCTTGAAACTAAAAAGATTAAGGGGTCGTCAATGTTATCAAAGGAGAAAAGTGCAAAAAAGCTAGAAGGTATGCAAAGTGCAAATAAAGTGGCCTTTAATGAAGAAAGGCAGAAATGgtgaaaaaatacaaatatgtatGTATAGACCAAAactaataattataagcatgaataacaaatatatggacaaagaaattataaaagaaaagtatgtgaaatatcaattgtttagtcTTGCCTCTTCAATATGATATTCATTGGCAAGAAAAAATATGTTTTAGAGCCTCAATGAAAGCGCCGGTTAAGCATGGCGAGGCGAGGCAACGTGTTTTGCTAGGCTTAGAaactaaccccgatatcaaatttcaGGTAGTCTGTAGCttgttttagaccacaagtttcaaaaagtttcttatttcttaaatttcgtgtcaATTAGCAGCAAAACAGCTGATATTCTTTAGCTCATACAAACTCAAAAGAAGAAAGTAAATAATTATGGGCCAAAGTAGTAAAGTTACATACTTGAAACCAAATCTTGAGATAAAAAGCAGTGCAGGAATGTCCAGCAGCATGAAGCAGTCTAAGAGCAACGCTGCTATCAACGCCGCCACTAACCAAAACCGCAACTTTGAGTGGATTCTTCTGTGGCATGGAGCAAGATAAGTATGTGGGGTCGAATTTCTCATCCACATAAGTCCTAATTGGGGATGAAACTGAAATGGGTTTTAGAGAAAACAGTCTTCTGGTAAAAGTTGGGTGCTTTTTTAGTTGAGTAAAAGAGTGGATAAGGGGGTTTTGGAAAGGGGAAAGGGAGAATAAATGTTTGAGAGATTGTGAAGATTGAAGGGTAAGAGGGATTGTTGACATGGTTGCCCTTAGCATTTCTGTTCGTTTGGGGAATGAGGTTCGTGAAGTTCTGGCTATGGCGGTTTTTTTGGGGGGTATACTAGCTTCAAAGCTTTTTGATATGGCTGCTGAGCTTTATAAGTGTTGTACACTGTGCAGGGTTGATTGTACAGTGCTTtgacataaattatatattaattatacacatataatacctAATTTAGTCATATATTATACTTTGCGACgcctatttttaatttaattggtTAGATGAACGTttattttgattaattcttcGATTTTTTTTCTTGGGTGTTGGGGGAGGATAATTGCATTAAAGACCCTAGTGGTTTTATAGGTTTAGGAATAAAGTTGAGATCATAATCAAATTGGTTGATATTGTGAATTGAGATTAAGGGTATGCACTTCCTTTACTCCAAAAAATTAATTGGCTCCTTCAAAATACAAGAATCAATGCATATTATTGTTTAGTGGAAATTATGACGTGATTtcttatatttttcgtaataatTATACGTActttaaaattacataaaatatcATGGTAAAGCTTTAATTTGTgtagttatttttttaaatatattaaacttcaatttgaggAAACAATAGTCAAGCAAATCTTTTTCACAATGATGGTATTAGTGGTAGTTTTTACTAAACGTGAGAATAATGTCACATAAATTCGAGTCATTAAAAATAACTAGTCCATAATTATTATCGATGGATTTAATAACTCATAAAACTAGACATATGACATGCTATAACATGtagttttgttgattttttgtaATGTTCTGTGATTCATAAATAATCTAACataaatttatgaaattatttttaggtTAGTGTTTAAAAGTTACTACTcaattttaaaagagaaatatattttttagccgtttttaaaataatatatatatatatattggttagCGAAAGTAATTAGTTTAAATGGACCATTTCCGTGTTATGCCTATTTTAAAATCCTTCATTTTTTCATAATTTGTGTCCTAATTGGTTTAGAAAAAAAGGCGCCTTCGTTTCCAAAGGCGTTAATATTTTAttaaggctatatatatatagatggaAAACAAACAAATAACCAGCTACTCTCTCTCTCCCGCCTCACTCTTCCCCTGAACTGTGAAACCCTCTGAGCTAGGGCTTCAATTTAATTCCTCCATAGAAATCCATCACTTAAGCTCAAACTCTTTTGCTTTCCGGTCTCACCAATTCAATCGATAGGGTATGTGCAACTTGCTATTTTGTTAGTATAATGCTGAATTATTTATGTTCttattttcatgttgtatatTACTGATCAATACCTCGATTACCAGCTAGTAAGGGTTTTTTATTTAAATGCTCTATATATTCTGCTCTATTTGGTGTATTTGTTgatgatataattttttttttttttttttttttatgtttgttAGCTAACTTGGAAGCTAGATTTTTCTTGAACTTACCTACTGAATGTGAGCAAATATGAAAGGCAAAGACGTCAATTGTCTTCGGTGTGCGTGGAAAGCGTATTGTTTGCTAATATGCATTTCAGTGTTCAAATTCTAAGGAGTGTATCAGTGTTTGGGATTTACTTTACATGGTATGGTTGAAATGGTTACCAGGACAGTGAAAAAGAGGCGATTCCGGGGAGTAATGTTAATAAGTTGTTCAGTGTAAAAAAGATTGCATATAGATGCAGtggtgtttttattttatttttttggctcTTCTTTTAGAATATAAAAGGGTGTATCTGGAATTGCAAATAGTGGGCAATGTGCATTAGGTTCCACTTTGCAAAGTAACATTCTATTTGACATGGATTGTTCACTCCTTGTTAACTTCTAACTCTTATCTGTATCATGATGCTACTTTGATACTAATCAAGTTGATCAATTCATAATTAATTAGCTGTAGCTGAATAACATTCATGGTTGAGTTTTGAAGAAATATTCTTTCTATAGATGCAGGCCAAATTTTATCTGCGCGCTTATTTGCATGTTGCATTTTATCAGGTTTTCAGAGTGATAacctttattttaattttgtggCAAAGCAGGTCTGAAGGAGCAGGTCCAGCAGCAGCTGACTCAAAAGCCCAACATGATGAGAGATATTACAGACGTGCCTCTTGTTCAGAAGTTAACTAATACTCCTGCTACTTGTTCTGAGACAACCGATGATCCTCCCGCTCCCAATGCTAATCCACTTCCGAATCCCTTGGCATCAGCTGACCGTAAGCTTCTACCTTTACGTTTTCTAACTGTCTTACCTGTAATGCAACTTTTGTTTAGCATGGTTTGTCTAGTAAAATATTTCAAAGTTAGCATAATCTTCTcagaatttattaatttttttttaatctttatgTCATAATATGGAAAATCTAAATACGTAGTATTATCAAATGCCTTTGGCTAATCAGAAGCTAATGTCTTATTTATGCAGTGCACTTTATCATAATGTTATGATTGAAACTTTGTTatcttgctttatttttattgCTATTTCTTGTTACTCTATCATAAGTGATCGTCTTGTAATTGTCATTGGACATGACCGTGTAACTAATGTTCCATTAGGTACTGCTGTTGTTAGTATTCCTGGTTCCTTTGTTatcttgctttatttttattgGTATTTCGTGTTACTCTATCATAAGTGACTGTCTTGTAATTGTCATTGGACATGACCGTGTAACTAATGTTCCATTAGGTACTGCTGTCGTTAGTATTCCTGGTTTCGCATGGacgcgtgtgtgtgtgtgtattctaTGCTAGCAAATATTAATCCTAAGTTTCTTTTCTGTTCTATTTTGTTTCTGCTATGTATTCTATGCTAGCAAATGTTAATCCTAAGTTCCTTTTCTGTTCTATTTTGTTTCTGCCTTCCCTTGTCAATTTACTGGTGCATTTTGCTTTTGCTTAATATGTTTTCTTTCCTGCTATTTTCAGTATGCAATTCTTTCAGAAAACAATCCAAGGCCAAAAATATCAGAAAGCGTCCTACGCTTGAAGAGGGGGAGAATGAAGATGCAGAAGGTGAAAGTTCAGTCATATATATGAAGAAAAAGCCAGCAATTGCAGATTTTTCTACTGGACCTCCAAAGTGTAACAAGGCCcctcttttttattttgagtcCCCAAAGGAAATTACAGTTCAAAATGACAGTAGAGCAACAGCATCTTTAGAAACTGAGACTGAGTTCTCTAAAGATGCTCGGGCCATTCGAGAGAGGGTTCTGAAGCTGGGAGAGGAGGCTATAAAAGGAAAATCTAAGAGCAGCGCTGATCAAAAACTATACAAAGGGATGAATCAATACACTGATTACAAAGCTGGTTTAAGAAGAGAACATACAATTTCCAGTGAGAAAGCTTGTGGCGCGCACGGTCCTCTTAGGGCTTCTGCCCACATCAGAGTTTCAACGAGGTTTGACTATCAGCCAGATATATGTAAAGACTATAAAGAGACGGGATATTGTGGATATGGGGATGCTTGCAAATTTCTGCATGACCGGGGAGATTATAAGTCTGGGTGGCAGCTTGAAAAAGAGTGGGAGGAAGCTgagaaagagaggaaaagaaaattgGCTATGGGGATGCTCGATGAGGATGGTGAGAATGCAGAGAAGAGCGATGAAGATGATGACAACTCCTTACCATTTGCTTGTTTTATCTGCAGACAGCCTTTCATTGATCGGTCGTGACCAAATGCAAGCATTACTTCTGTGTGCATTGTGCATTAAAGGTAATTTCATTGACCTTCTTTTGTTTGCTTGATCATGTCATAGAATCTGTGAACGACAACCCCTTTATGTACCTAGTCCATTTCTCTTGTTTTGAACCTTTTCCTCTTGTTTGAAGTGACAATAGAGTTTATTCCCTCCCCCAACCCTAATCACCTGAAAAAAGGAAAGCCAACAGAGTGGAAATGTGAGATGGTTTTAAAGGACTTTCTTGGTGCCTAATGCCCTCAATATGCCCTTTTCCGTTTTTCTTGCTAGTTTCTTAGCTATTCAATGCAACTAGGGACATGAGAAATTTTGTATATCTGATGTAGAGGAGATATTAGCACTAGGATATAAAAGTAGCAACTACTTGGCAGGAGTTACTACTGAAGCAAGCAGTACCTTTTTTCTTAAGTAAAAGCTGCACCTTGTATTGGTTGGGCTTCTGGCAAACTATAGAGACTACTGCAATCAATCTGAGCTACAGTCACCTCGCACACACAACTTAATTATTTCACTTCTATTTTCTACCGTGTTTGATTGCAAGTtaaattttttgttgttgttgttgctgtggtTAACAGCACCATGCGAAGAACAATAAGTGTTTTGTATGCAACCAGCCAACCCTTGGGATATTCAATACAGCACTTGAAATACGCAAGAGGATGGCGGCCCATGGAAAATGATGGATCTTCTGCTTAGGATAAAAATCAGAGTTTCAAGCACTTCTGTGGGCACTCTGCAAGAGCGTGCAGCTTTGCTGTTCTTGATCTGCAACAGTCATTGTCTATTTTGACTTACCACGTAAATATGCTAAAAAATTCCTGTCAACCCAATAGGCTTTCTTTGGATTCTATAAAAATTTCTAGGAACTGATAGATTTACGTTAGTTAGCAAATTGTTAGCTCCTTTCATGTGGTTAACTATTTTGACGTGGTTCTGATATTAGTTTCCAGATTTGGCGTGATTAGAAAGAATACATGGTGCTGAACTGTAGATAATCAATTTTATGTAAGTAGCTGTCAATAAGTTTTGATTTGTACATGTATTGCAATGTTATTCTTGGTCGGTGTTTTAAAAGGTGGAGACGTGAGGCAGGACGATTTACTCCATAAAGGGCTGGCCATAAGCCCCATGGAACTTTAAATtcttaatttataaattaataaaatagcttAATAACACGAAAACTATCGAAAGCacattaaattttttaaaaatttaaaaaggatTGAAGAAACTCGTAGAAGATAAAATATCTAGCATGTTTTTACAAGTATAAACAATGTAATAGTGTTTAAGTCATTATGAGATACAAATCTACTATAATGTCGTTGTCAAACAATCAAAAAACTATAGTTTCTTAAAAAATATGGAGAAAACTACCTTGTATGGCCGGCAAAAAATATTATTAGCCCAAAGTTTTGCACGTAACCTGAAATG is drawn from Nicotiana tabacum cultivar K326 chromosome 9, ASM71507v2, whole genome shotgun sequence and contains these coding sequences:
- the LOC107802744 gene encoding uncharacterized protein LOC107802744 → MLRATMSTIPLTLQSSQSLKHLFSLSPFQNPLIHSFTQLKKHPTFTRRLFSLKPISVSSPIRTYVDEKFDPTYLSCSMPQKNPLKVAVLVSGGVDSSVALRLLHAAGHSCTAFYLKIWFQEDFENFWSECPWEDDLKYAKAVCDQVDVPLEVVHLTDEYWNNVVSYIIEEYKCGRTPNPDVLCNTRIKFGAFMDAISGMEFDFVASGHYAKIVHAFTEHLDEPSVLELSKDMVKDQTYFLSHLSQAQLKRLIFPLGCIPKDEVRMLAKSFNLPNQDRKDSQGICFLGKIKFSEFVARHIGESEGVILEAESGDYLGNHRGFWFYTIGQRQGLRLPGGPWYVVEKDIKNNVVYVSRNYFSVDKKRRLFCVGSLKWLSGLPPRQISQLQCKVRHGPGFYNCSLVIEVDEHGQEVAVVRISEDDQGLAAGQFAAFYDGRTCIGSGVILESWDDQGYPICARALEIARMEDKSKLGKPVKIMVKPEQSLATI